AGCTAGATCTGACGGGACGCCCGGTTCAGGCGCAGATTCACTTCTGGGGATGGCGTGGAGATTTTTGGGCGCCGGATAACCATGTATATCCCAATGCCGCAAACGGATTGGTCGAGTGGAAGTGGGGTTCATGAACACCGCCAATCGAATAGCCGTCATCAGTGACGGACAAGGCTCCCTATCCTGGCGTGGCACCCCTGCCTCTCAAATATCCGGCGCCTGGGGCGATGCGGATGCGATCTCCGCTCCGATACCTCGCCCTGTCGACATCCTGTTTCGGGACATTGACTTTAATGGCGCTTTTGAAGACATTCATCGAGTAGTCGAACGACTCGCGGCACATGCGGGCGTCGCAAGTTGGCTGACGAACCGAACGTCGCACTATCGACCCCTATGTTCCTGCATTGGCGTTCGTGACTTTCATTTGAGTCCCATCGCGCCTCAGTTGTTGGCTCCCGGCCATGACTGGTCTCTCGACGACCTCTCGCCCGAACCCGCCAGACCCCCAGCTGAAGTCGCCGAGATTGCCCATCGCGAGATGGATGCATGGGTCTGGAGCAGGCTCTCAGGTGCCATCGACGCCGCGCTCGCAAATCGACAGTGGCAAGGGATCCCTTTGGCCGACGATGTCGTGTCGGAGCTAACCCCACGCTGGGATGATTGGAAGAATTCTCTCGGCACGGGAACTAACCCGAGGCATTTCCTGACGATGATGCTCGCAATTGCACAACAGCCGGGCCACACTTACCGAGAAGGCCGGCGCCGCCTTGGACCTCGTGCGATTCCGCTCCTTACCCGGGGTACGATCGTCGCGCTCGCAGTAACTACCCTCTACGCTGACCTTGGCCCTCTGTGGCAAGTTGGAGAAGGCCGCAATCTACATACTTCTTCCCTGGAGGGAGGGCATGTAATCGCACTTGAGACAGATAACGGCGTAGCTCTCCACGTAAATCCACCCAACCTTCAATACGAGCCACCACTTGTTTTGCTTGCAGGGTTCCCTGATGTCTCGGGGTCCTCCGCATTGATGGAACTTGCACGACGATTTGATCGCGGCTCGAGCATTCGCCTGGGGGCCCCTGTTCCGGGTTACCCTGTAATCATCCCTGCCCACTCCGAGTTCGAAATCGCGCTTTCAAAAGGACTATCTGCGGTCCGGTCAAGATTGAACGACGTTAGCCAAGGCCTTGCTAAGACGATTGAGGATCTTCGACGACAGATCGAGGCGCCCCGATGAGCATGCATCCAGTCAACGAGATGTCCCGATGCCTTTGCGAGGTCGCGCGGGTTCATGGCCGTTCAGCTGTCGTCGACCCGGTCAAAATTTCGGAACGAATCTCATTTCCGGGGCGGTCAGACGCGTCAGTTCGCCACGAAAGCTATTTCCGCTCCATCGATATCGATGGCTACTGGGTTCTCATCGGCGACCTTGGGTCCGACCCATCCCGAGCGTTCGAGATATTACTGTCGTTTCACTGGCAAGCAGCAGCTTTGCGTTCGTCAAGACCGGCGGCCGAGCAGGACGATGTCATACTGTATCTTGTGGCGCTGGGCGAGCCCAAGAAATGGCAGAACGTCGCTGGCCAGATTGAGCGCGACGACCGAGTTTGCCGAAAGCTCGTCTGGGTTGCTTCTGAAGATTCAAACGACCGCAATGATTCGTTGAATTCGTTCTTGCAGCGTACGTTTCTGGCGCGACCTTGGGCGTCCGAAAGAGCCGACATGGCAACTTCGCTTGATGCAATCGGCCGCGCACTGGCGCGGATTGAGCCCGCTAATTTCGGGGTTGCTCGACGCTGGGTTGAGCTCCTCATCTCGGACGATGCGCCGGCCAGTGGCCGGCCGCTCGCTGAGCGCTTGCTCTCGTCATTGGAGGAGGAGCAGCCTTGAGCCCTACTACCCTGAGGAGAATCCGAATTGAGCGGTTTCGAGCACTGCTGGATCTAAACATCGATTTGCCAGCGAAGGGCTTGGTGATCCTCGTAGGTCCTAATGGACTAGGGAAAACCGCCGTGTTCGACTCGATCGAATGGGCCCTAACTGGAAAGGTCCGAAGACTGTCGCACATTGGGAAGAATCTCGACGAATACCTGCAATCGGCATCATCAACAATCGCGCCGCGTGTCGAGCTAGTTTTCGATCGGGAGGGCGTCGGGGAGGTCGTGTGGGATCGCTCCAGCTCCCATACTCGCCCTTCAGATGCCGCTCTTAACGCGCTCATTGCGCCCGCGGCCGCCTCGGAACTGCGCGATGATCCGCTGGTCATGGAGGAATATCTACACGCCACTCATCTCCTCGTACAGGACCGACATGCTCGATTCATAGCACAAGCGGAAGAGAGTCGCTGGGCACCGCTCGGACGATTCAGCAGGGCCCGAATCTTCTCCGCCGTCGATAGCGCCTTCGGTGCCGATACCATGGGGGCGTTAACCCAAATGCGGAGGGCTGCAGAGAAGGCGGCAGACGACCTGGCTAGCATGATCCAGAACCTCGACCACCTCATGAGACAGAGAGAGGAGATTATTGAGAAGTTGCGCATCGCGGGTTTCCCGTCCAAAGAGGAACAAGACGCCGACTGGCGGGGACTAGCTTCCCTTCTGAATATCGATCCAAGCGGCTCTCGCGAAGCTCAGAGCAGAGAAGTCCGTTCCACGCTAGAGAGGGAGGATGCAGATCTGTCTCGACTTGAGTCAACGCTCGAAACAGTCTCGAACGCCCCAGCGGAATGGCAGATTCTACTGACGAAACTCGAGATTGAAGGCAAGATAAAGCAGTCTTCAGACAACCGTTCTCGTGAGGTTGGTGAGTCTCTCATCGAAGCTAACGACTCACACACTGCTGCCGCAGAAAAGGTAGCCGAACGCGCGGCGAGAATGGAAGAGTTGCAGCGGAAACTTCGATGGCACATTGCTGCACTCGGCGCGATTTCTCGATTCGATCTTGCGAGCCATTCCTCAAGAATGGCAAGCTCCGACAGAGTCGCCGCTCTTTCGGAGCTCGAGTCATGCCGGACTCTCCTCGCAGAGAAGGATGCCAAGGTCCTGGCTTGGAAGGGGCTCAAGGCCGAGTTCGATCAAGCGACCAGCAGGGTCCGAACAGGGCGACTGTTGCGTTCCGAGTTCGCCGATGCTCTCGATCGCCAATCCCGCGAAGAATCGACTCTTGCGCAGGAGGTAGCGATGCTTGAGTCCGCGCTGCTTGCACGACGGCAATCCGAAGGTGCCCTCGCGCGCTCACTCGACGGCCAAATCAAGGAGTACGGCAGGCAGCAGGGAATGTTGGACGAACTCCGTGGCCGCTGTGATGCGCTCCGAGCAGCAGTTGTAGCGATCGCTGCAGCCATTCCAGAGAACCTCGACCTGTGCCCTGTGTGTAGCCAGCCATGGAGGGATGCACCAGGGCAGTTGAAGGCCCGTGCACTCGCGGCGGCTGCGGCAGTTGATCCAACGCTCACGGAGCTAGAAACCGAAGTGTCCGTCGCGACGGCAGGTGTTCACGAACGGACGGCTGAGCTCGAAGTGCTCCGCAGACTGATCGGGGATCTCGAAGCTCAGCTCAATCGCACCAAAGCGGCAAAACTCGGACTTGAGGTCGCGGTCGAGAAGGCGCGCGCCGAATGCGTCTCATGGTATGGGATCGATGGAAGCGACCTAGCTTCGCGAGTGGATGCCGCTCTGGATGAGCTTGACGAAGATATTGCCCTGATGACGGTAGCTCTTGCGGATGACCCGTCAGCCGATCGAGAACTTGCTCGCGTACAGTTTGATCATCGCTCCGCATCGATGGCTGAAATTCAGCTGCGTGAGCAAGAGGCGATGGAGTCAGTTCGGGAGGCGCACGCAGCACTGAGTGCATACCGTGACGCATCGGGGGCTGTTCTGGATCGAAGTGCTCTCGAAGCGCAACGTGATGCGATTTCACGTGAGCTCGGTCACGTTGGCAGCGAGCTCACTGAGGTCCGTGCCAATCTGGCGATGCTCGACCAGCGCCGTATCGAACGCGAATCTGCAATGGCTGTTGCAGAAGGGGATGCAGCGAAAGCCGAGGTCTCCCTTCTCGGCACGCTGCAGGAAATTGAGGCGGCTCGCGAACGATGGCGTCGCGCAGGTCTGCCGGATGATCCCTCTGTCCAGTCGCATTCGATAGCCCGCTCGGCGCTGAACGAGCGGCGAACCAAGCTTAGCGAAGCGGAGCAAAAATTTGATCGGTTGCTCGAATGGGGCGTTCAAAGCTCTCAGCTATCTGGCCTCGCAGCTATCGAGGGGCAGCTTTCCGAGCAGGCCGCCAACGACTGCGGCGATGCCAATGCGCTCCGAGAGCGCCTTGCGAAGGACCAGGAATCGATGCGCGCCAAGTTCGCTCGGATCAATCAAGTCCAGAAGCATGCCGCCGAACTCAGGACCCACTTCGAAAAGGAGCGCGAATCGTTTTACGATCAAGTTTTGGAACCGTTACGAGATACCGCCGAGAAATTTCAACGCGCGCTCGTAAGCCCATTCCAAGTGGAAACCGCGATGGAGGTAGGGGTATTGCGCCGTAAACCGGTGATACGCTTCGATGCTCGCTTTGCGGGCAGACCACAAGCGTTCGAGGCCAGCGGTCTTCTGAGCGAAGGACAGATGGCGTCAGTCGCTCTCTCGCATCTACTTGCAATGAATGCAACGTTTCAGTGGTCTAACTGGCAGGCAGTCCTTCTCGACGACCCAGTTCAGTACAATGATGCGGTTCACGTGGCGGCATTCGCAGATTTAACGCGAGAACTCATCGCTCAGCAAGACTACCAAGTACTAATGTCGACCCACGACTCCGATCTTGCTGATTTGTTTCGACGGAAAATGAAGCGGTGCTCTATAGAGTGTCACGTCTACCGGTTTCTCGGGCAGGCGGGCAATGGCGTTAATGTTATCAGGGATCTCTAGACTGGAGACGAGGGGCGCGGGGTATCGTCCGCTTGGTCGCCAGGCGTGCCTAGCGAACGTTGTTGCCGTGCGCGCACGGAGAACCCGATGACCAGAGCATTTGCCCGATTCGACCCCCGGCTCCAGGAAGCCATCGTCTCCAGCCTCGGCTGGACCGCGCTGCGACCGGTGCAGGAGCTGGCGGGGCAGGCGATTCTCGACGGCAACAACGCGGTGGTCCTCGCCCCCACGGCCGGCGGGAAGACGGAGGCCTCCGTGTTCCCGGTGCTGTCGCGGCTCTGCGAGGAGCAGCCGGAAGGCGTGGGGGCAATCTACCTCGCGCCGATCAAGGCGCTCTTGAACAACCAGGCGGAGCGGCTCGGGCAGTACACCGAGATGGTGGGGATGCGCCGCTTCGTCTGGCACGGCGACGCCAAAGAAGTCGAGAAGCGCGCCTTCTTGCAGGAGCCGGCCGAGCTCCTGATGACAACGCCCGAGTCGCTGGAGGTGATGCTGATCTCCCCGCGGGTGCCGGTGCCGAAGCTCTTCGCCTCCTTGCGGTTCGTGATCGTCGACGAGGTCCATGCGCTCGCCGGAACCGACCGTGGCGCGCATTTCATGAGCGTGCTGGAGCGGCTCGCCCGGCACAGCCGCTACGACGTTCAGCGGATCGGTCTGTCGGCTACGGTGGGAAATCCCGCGGACATCCTGAGCTGGCTACGGGGCTCGTCGACGCGCGACGGCGTGGTGTTGGATCCGCCCAAGGTCCCGGCGAGGCGCGAGCTGCTGGTCCTCGAGCACGAAGAGCTGGGGCCTCTTGCCCGCGATGCGGCTTCGGTGGCCAAGGGAAGGAAGAGCCTCTTCTTCTGCCAGAGCCGCGCCCTTACGGAGGCGGTGGCCGAGCATATGAGGGGCGCGGGCACCGAGGTCTTCGTCCACCACAGCTCGGTATCCGCCGAGGAGCGCCACCACGCGGAGGAGCGTTTCCATCGCGGCACCGACGCCTGCATCGTCTGCACCTCCACCTTGGAGCTCGGCATCGACGTCGGCGACCTCGACAAGGTCTTCCAGGCGGAGGCGCCCAGCACGGTCTCCTCGTTCCTGCAGCGGATGGGCCGCACCGGGCGGCGAGGCGGGTCCGCGAACACGACCTTCTTCTGCACCTCCTCCGCGGCGGTCCTCCAGGCCACTGCGCTGATCGACCTCGCGCGGGACGGCTGGGTCGAGTCGGTGCCGGTGCTTCGTCGCTGCTGGCCGGTGCTGGCCCACCAGATCTTCGCCATGGCCCTGGAACACGGGGCAATCGCCCCGGCCCGAATCCGGGAGCAACTCGGGCGGGTCCCCGACTTTGCCGGGATCGAGGATGCGGAGGTCGAGGGCCTCCTGGAGCATCTGGTCGCCAAGGGCTATCTCTTCCGGAGCGATGGCCTCCTATCCCTGGGAGAGAAGGCCGAGAGGACCTTTGGTCGCAAGAACTTCATGGAGCTCTACGCGGTCTTCTCGAGCCCGGTTCTCTACCGTGTACGCACCCAGACCGGCAGCGAACTGGGCTCCCTGGAACAGGGCTTCGTGGACGGCCTCGTAGAGGGCATGACCGCCTTCCTCCTCGGTGGACGCGCCTGGCTCACGGATCACATCCACCACGGCGATCGAGAGGTTCGTGTGTCTCCGGCGCCCCGGGGGAAGAAGCCAGCTTGGGGCGGCTTCGCGCCGCAAATGCTCTCCTTCGAGCTCTGCCAGCGGATGCGTCGCATCCTCGCGGAGGAGACGGAGCACCCGTATCTCCACCGAAGCGCCGCCGAGTCGCTCCGGATGAAGCGCGAGGAGCTCGGATCGCTCCTCCGTCGGACGCCGGCGATCCAGCTCGACGAAGGCGCTGCCCGGCTCTGGACCTTCGCCGGCGGCCGAATCAACCAGACCTTGCGCTACGGCCTCGAAGTGGCCGAAGGCTGGAAATCGGTTCCTGACAACCTGATGCTCCGAGTCGAAGGAGACGGCGTCACCCACGACTCGATCACCGTGGCGCTCCGTAGGCTGGCCGACGACTCCTTCTGGGCCGACGCGGACGTTCGCCGCCAGATCGCGATGCGCCTCCCCGACTACCGACTGAGCAAGTTCCAGCCCGCACTTCCGGACGCCGCACAGCGCGAGCTGGTCGAGTCTTGGCTGCTGGACGTTCCCGGCACCACACACTTCCTCCGGCAGGAGCTTCGTTCCTGACCGCCCCCGTTTTCACGGACCGACGACATGCCCGTTCCCGGCTTCCAGGACCTCACCCTTCCCCTTCTCCAGCTCCTCGCGGACGGCCAAGACCACCTGCACAGCAACGTGGTCGACCGGCTTGCGGATCGATTCGACCTGACGGAAGCCGCGCGAAAGGAGCTCCTTCCGAGCGGCAGACAAACGCGCTTTGCCAACCGGGTCGGCTGGGCGAAGACCTACCTCGTGAAGGCGGGCCTGGTCGCGCCGGTTTCCAGGGGACGCTACCGCCTCAGCGAAGCAGGGAAGCAGGTGCTGGCCGACACGCCGGAGCGCCTCGACGTCGCCTATCTGATGCGCTTCCCGGGGGTGGTGGAGTTCACGCGGGGAGGCGGTTCGCCGGACGGCGGGGCCGAAACGCCCCAGCCGTCGGCGGCCGCCGAGACGACGCCGGAGGAAGAGCTCGAGGCAAGCTACCAGGCGCTGCGCGCCCGCCTCGGCGCGGAACTTCTCGAGCGGGTGAAGAGCTGCACCCCCGCCTTCTTCGAGAGGCTGGTGGTCAATCTCCTCGTGGAGATGGGCTACGGCGGCTCCCGAAAGGATGCGGGAGAGGCGATCGGGCGAAGCGGGGACGGCGGAATCGACGGCATCATCAAGGAGGACCGCCTCGGCTTGGACGCGATCTACCTGCAGGCCAAGCGATGGGATTCGACAGTGGGTCGGCCCACCGTACAGGCCTTCGCGGGGAGCCTCGAGGGCGTGCGGGCGCGCAAGGGCGTTCTGATTACGACCTCGGGTTTCAGCAAGGAGGCGAAGGAGTACGTGGACCGGATCGAGAAGCGCATCGTCCTCATCGATGGCAAAGAGCTGGCCCGGCTGATGATGGATCACAGCGTCGGCGTGAGCGAGGTCGCTCGCTATGCCATCCAGAAGATCGATCTCGACTTCTTCGACGACGAAGCCTGACTCTCGGCGTCAGGAAAGGCGGCTTCAGCGGAGGAGCGCCTGGGCGTCGCGCCACCATTGCTCCATGCATTCGGATGCTGGGAGAGGGCGCGCGAGCGCGGCGCCCTGCCCGGCCCATGCCTGGATTCGGTCGAGGTCGTCGTCGCGCGTGCCCTGGACTCGCATGGCCCCGGTGAGGCCGCGCTGCACCGGGTAGGGAGCGGGCATCGGACCGTGGGCGGCTTCCTGCACGTAGCGCGTCGCGACGGCGCGGCCGAGCCTGCCGGAGAAAGCGCGTGTGGGCCGAGTGTCTTCGGGCTCGAGGCCTTCGAGGGCGTTCGCCCATGCCGGGGCGATCCCCGCCTCCGGGCAGCGGAGGAAGCCGGTGCCGACCTGCACCGCGCTCGCGCCGAGAGCCAGCGCAGCCGCGATGCCGCGTCCGTCGCCGATTCCGCCGGCGGCGATGATCGGCAAGGGCACCTCGTCGGTGATCCGGGGTAGGAGCGCGAAGAGGCCGACGCCCTGCTCCTCCGCTCGTTCGGAGTCGAAGGCGCCCCGGTGGCCGCCGGCCTCCCAGCCCTGCGCCACGATCGCGTCGGCGCCAGCGCGTGCCGCGGCGCGAGCTTCGGCAACGGTGGTTACGGTGGCGAACCAGGCGATCCCGGCGTCCCGCATCCGGGCGACGAAGGGCGCCGGATAGAGGCCCATGACCGACGAGATCGCCGTCGGCTTTGCGGCCAGCGCCGCCTCGCACTGGGCGTCGAAATCGGGCGGGGTTGCATCGCCTGCCGACTCGGGGACCTCGGGCCCCCAGCCCGCCAGGAAGCGCCGGACCTCGGCCTCCCGTGCCGGATCGCGCGTCGGCGCGGGGTCCGGGATCCAGAGGTTGAGCTGGAACGGTCCCGGGCCCCCGGCCCGGACGCTCTCGACCCAGCGAGAGATGCCCGCCGCGTCGTTCAGAACCGCTCCCATCGCCCCCATCCCTCCCGCTTTGGCGACCGCGATCGACAGGGCCGGCGGGCACGCGCCCGCCATCGGCGCGAGGAGGATCGGGAGCTCCATCCCGAAGCGTTCGCAGAAGCGGGCCGCTCGCTCGAGCGGCGCAAGACGTCGTTCATCGTCTGGTCTGCGAGGCGCCATCGTCAGAATCCTACGAGCTGTGCTCTCGAGGAGCGATCCGAAGCAGGGTTAAGGCGCTACCCGAGAGGGCGCACCGGAAATACAAGGCACCTTCGGGCCGAGCTCCACATGCCGGGGCGGGCTACGTTGTCTGCTTCTGAGCGCGCGGCTAAGGACCCCTGAAGGGGTGCCGAGAATCTCGCGAAGGCTTTCGCTCGAGCGGGCACTCCCTACCTTGGCAGCCGGCGTCTCGCCGGCGCAGGAACAGGAGTGACCATGGCTTCTCGACCCTGGCTTGTGGCAGCAGCGCTGTTGGCGGTCGCGGGATGTGGCGGTTCGAGTACCGGCGGCTCGGGCAATGGCAAGGCGGACTTCCCGATTGACGATGGCTCCGGCGGATCGGCGTGCGGTGACGCCCGCGACGCGTTCCAGGCCTGTCGCGACGCGGCCGAGACCCGCTGCGACGGGATCATGACCGCGCTCCGGGAGTGCCTGGCCGACAACAGCGGGGATCAGGGTCCGCCGCCTCCGGACTCGTCGGGCCGTCCGGCAGGGCGCCCGAACGGGGACGGCCCTCCCCCTCCCGGCCCCCCTTCTCCTCCGCCTTCGGTCCCGGAGGCGTGTCAGTCGATCGCCGACGAGCTCGCGTCGTGCCGGAGCCCCTGCAGCGACGAACGCCAGGCGATGCGCGACGCGTGCTCGGGCCAGTCGGACTGCCGCAGCGCGCGCGCAGCCGCCGAGGCGTGCATCAACTCCCACGAGGAATGCGGCCCGCCGTCCCAGTCGATCCGCCAGTGCCTCGAGGATGCCCGCGCGATCTGCGAGGGATCCAACGATTCCTCCGGTCGCCCGGGGGAGCCCTCCGCAGATTGCTTGGACGCGATCGCTGCGTGCCTTCAGGGCGTGACCGGCGATCGAGCCGCGTGTGAGGACGCCTGTGGTTCGCTAATCCGCTCGGCGCGCGCCGCTTGCGAGGACGACCAGGGCGAGGACCACGGATGCGGCCACCACGAGGACGGCGACCACCACGACGGTCATGGCGAGCACCATGGCGACCATCACGGTGACCACCACGGCGATCATCACGACGGCGATGACGACCATGGCGGCCGTGGCGACGACGACGACGACGACGACGGCGACAACGGCGGCCACCGGGACGACGACCGCGACCACCGATGACCTCAAGAGCCCTGCCCCCGTCAGGGGCAGGGCTTCCATGATCCTGCCGATCCCTGGCAACCTGGGACCGACACCCGGGAGCCATCACCGATGCGCGCTCTCTGCCTCCAGCTCTGCACCCTCGTGCTCGCCGCCACCGCGTGCGAGAGCAGTGTTGCGCTCCAGCTGGTGACGGCCGAGATCGATCCCAGGGGCTTTCGTTCCCCGCCCGTCGAGGTGGTGGCGCGGAGCGGCGACCGGCTCGTCGCGTCCGCGCCCATCGACCCCGACCGCTCGTTCCTGCTGGCGGTCCCTCCGGGCGAGCAGGTGATGCTGGCGCTCGTCGACGAGTCGGGCGCCGACCTGGCCCCGATCCAGACGCGCCCCAGTGAGGCGCTCGTCCTTCGGATTTGCCGCCCCGATCCGGAGCCGGTGGACCTCGGCAGGGTCCGCCTGGAAAAGCCGGACTGCCCTCCGCCACCCCGCTGTAGCGAGCTCCGGGGGGCGCTGGACCGTTGCCTCGAGCTCGAGGATGACGAGGTCTGCGATCACTGCCCCCCAGACGATCGATGCGACGACGAGCGCCGCGAGCTCGATCGCTGCCTGAGGGCAGGCGCCGGTTGCAACCACCCTCCGGGTGCGGTGGCGCAGCGCTCTCCACCCGAGCCCGGGATCGGCTGCGAGCCGAGCCCGCCGATTCCATGAGCCCCCTGCTTCTCGCGGTAGCCATCGCATCTGCGCCGTGTGAACCGCGGGTCGAGCTCGTGGGCGACGGCGACACGGTCTCCCCGATCGCCGCGGAGCTGCAGGACCGTGCGGTCGAGATCGGCCCGGACGATCGCTGTCGTTCGATCCGGGTCCGGGTAGAGCGATCGAGCGACGCATACCGGATCGTTCGCGAGGACCCCGGGGGCGACGGCACCTCCCGACTCGTCCACGAGCCGCGAACCCTCATCGCGCTGATCGAGAGCTGGGCCCGCGGGGATCTCGCGGCACCCCTCCTCGATCCTTCGTTGATCCCGCCGCCGCCTTCCAATGCCGCCGCCGAACCGCCCGTCGCGCTGCCAGCCGCGTCGCAGGACCAGGCGCCCGCGACCGCCCCGACTGCGATCAGCAAGGTCGAAGCATCGGCCGCCGCATGGGCGCTCGCCGCTGGCGGAGAGGTCGGCTGGACGGGCGGCGGCGACCCCGAGCTCGGGGTGGTCGCCAGCCTGGCCCTCCGGAAACACGCGATCGAGCCGCTCCTGACGATGCGCTGGGGACAATCGGGGGCTGTCCTGGAAGCAGGGCTTCCGGCAGCGCGAAGGTGGACCACCGAGCTCCTGGTGGGCGCGAGGGCTCCTTGGCGTCTCGGGGCGATCTCCATCGCGCCCGGCCTCGGCCTTGGACTCGGCCTCGACGGCACCCGCCGCGACTCATGTCGGGGCTGCAGCGGACCCGTCGTTCCCGACGATGCCAGCGTGACGCGGGCGGAGCTCCGCGCAGAGGGTTCGATCGGGGTCCTGGCCGCGCTCTCCAAGGACCTCTCGCTGGACTTCGCCCTTTCGGCCAGCGCGAGCCCCCTGGCGTCCGGCGAGCCCAGCATTCCGGGGTGGGCCGCCGACCTCGGCGACGACGCCAGGCACTTCGGCCTCCCTCCAGCGCCACGATTTCGGCTGCGTGCCGCGGCCGGCCTGAGCTGGGGGCGCTGGTGAGCCCGCGCGTCCTCCCCTTCGTGAGCCGCTCCCCGCCGCCGCCGGAGCTCTCCGACGAGGCGCTCCTGGCCGCCTGCTGCGTGGGCGATCGAGGTGCGCTCGCGGTGCTCTTCCAGCGGCATCACCTCCAGGTGCACCGCTTCTGCAGGCGAATGGTCGGCTCGGCGTCCGACGTGGAGGATCTCGTGCAGACCACCTTTCTCGTCGCCTGGACCGACGCGGGACGTTTCCGCGGAAACGCCTCCGTGCGTGCCTGGCTCCTCGGCGTCGCCGCCAACCTGATCCGCCACGAGCACCGGACGAAGCGCAACGAGCGCGGGGCCCTCGAGCGGCTCCATTGGAAGCCTCGGACCGTCGCAGCAGGCGTCGACGAGCAGGTCGCGAGGCGCGAGCTCCTCGAGCGGCTCGGCGGCGCCCTCGAGCGGCTGCCGCACGAGCTGCGGGAAGCCTTCGTCCTCTGCGAGATCGAGGAAGTGCCGGGAACAGAGGCCGCCCGGATCCTCTCGCTGC
The Vulgatibacter incomptus DNA segment above includes these coding regions:
- a CDS encoding ABC-three component system middle component 1, which codes for MSMHPVNEMSRCLCEVARVHGRSAVVDPVKISERISFPGRSDASVRHESYFRSIDIDGYWVLIGDLGSDPSRAFEILLSFHWQAAALRSSRPAAEQDDVILYLVALGEPKKWQNVAGQIERDDRVCRKLVWVASEDSNDRNDSLNSFLQRTFLARPWASERADMATSLDAIGRALARIEPANFGVARRWVELLISDDAPASGRPLAERLLSSLEEEQP
- a CDS encoding NAD(P)H-dependent flavin oxidoreductase; this translates as MELPILLAPMAGACPPALSIAVAKAGGMGAMGAVLNDAAGISRWVESVRAGGPGPFQLNLWIPDPAPTRDPAREAEVRRFLAGWGPEVPESAGDATPPDFDAQCEAALAAKPTAISSVMGLYPAPFVARMRDAGIAWFATVTTVAEARAAARAGADAIVAQGWEAGGHRGAFDSERAEEQGVGLFALLPRITDEVPLPIIAAGGIGDGRGIAAALALGASAVQVGTGFLRCPEAGIAPAWANALEGLEPEDTRPTRAFSGRLGRAVATRYVQEAAHGPMPAPYPVQRGLTGAMRVQGTRDDDLDRIQAWAGQGAALARPLPASECMEQWWRDAQALLR
- a CDS encoding restriction endonuclease, with the protein product MPVPGFQDLTLPLLQLLADGQDHLHSNVVDRLADRFDLTEAARKELLPSGRQTRFANRVGWAKTYLVKAGLVAPVSRGRYRLSEAGKQVLADTPERLDVAYLMRFPGVVEFTRGGGSPDGGAETPQPSAAAETTPEEELEASYQALRARLGAELLERVKSCTPAFFERLVVNLLVEMGYGGSRKDAGEAIGRSGDGGIDGIIKEDRLGLDAIYLQAKRWDSTVGRPTVQAFAGSLEGVRARKGVLITTSGFSKEAKEYVDRIEKRIVLIDGKELARLMMDHSVGVSEVARYAIQKIDLDFFDDEA
- a CDS encoding RNA polymerase sigma factor — protein: MSPRVLPFVSRSPPPPELSDEALLAACCVGDRGALAVLFQRHHLQVHRFCRRMVGSASDVEDLVQTTFLVAWTDAGRFRGNASVRAWLLGVAANLIRHEHRTKRNERGALERLHWKPRTVAAGVDEQVARRELLERLGGALERLPHELREAFVLCEIEEVPGTEAARILSLRPGTLWRRLHDARKRLLPLISGEEP
- a CDS encoding AAA family ATPase, whose amino-acid sequence is MSPTTLRRIRIERFRALLDLNIDLPAKGLVILVGPNGLGKTAVFDSIEWALTGKVRRLSHIGKNLDEYLQSASSTIAPRVELVFDREGVGEVVWDRSSSHTRPSDAALNALIAPAAASELRDDPLVMEEYLHATHLLVQDRHARFIAQAEESRWAPLGRFSRARIFSAVDSAFGADTMGALTQMRRAAEKAADDLASMIQNLDHLMRQREEIIEKLRIAGFPSKEEQDADWRGLASLLNIDPSGSREAQSREVRSTLEREDADLSRLESTLETVSNAPAEWQILLTKLEIEGKIKQSSDNRSREVGESLIEANDSHTAAAEKVAERAARMEELQRKLRWHIAALGAISRFDLASHSSRMASSDRVAALSELESCRTLLAEKDAKVLAWKGLKAEFDQATSRVRTGRLLRSEFADALDRQSREESTLAQEVAMLESALLARRQSEGALARSLDGQIKEYGRQQGMLDELRGRCDALRAAVVAIAAAIPENLDLCPVCSQPWRDAPGQLKARALAAAAAVDPTLTELETEVSVATAGVHERTAELEVLRRLIGDLEAQLNRTKAAKLGLEVAVEKARAECVSWYGIDGSDLASRVDAALDELDEDIALMTVALADDPSADRELARVQFDHRSASMAEIQLREQEAMESVREAHAALSAYRDASGAVLDRSALEAQRDAISRELGHVGSELTEVRANLAMLDQRRIERESAMAVAEGDAAKAEVSLLGTLQEIEAARERWRRAGLPDDPSVQSHSIARSALNERRTKLSEAEQKFDRLLEWGVQSSQLSGLAAIEGQLSEQAANDCGDANALRERLAKDQESMRAKFARINQVQKHAAELRTHFEKERESFYDQVLEPLRDTAEKFQRALVSPFQVETAMEVGVLRRKPVIRFDARFAGRPQAFEASGLLSEGQMASVALSHLLAMNATFQWSNWQAVLLDDPVQYNDAVHVAAFADLTRELIAQQDYQVLMSTHDSDLADLFRRKMKRCSIECHVYRFLGQAGNGVNVIRDL
- a CDS encoding DEAD/DEAH box helicase is translated as MTRAFARFDPRLQEAIVSSLGWTALRPVQELAGQAILDGNNAVVLAPTAGGKTEASVFPVLSRLCEEQPEGVGAIYLAPIKALLNNQAERLGQYTEMVGMRRFVWHGDAKEVEKRAFLQEPAELLMTTPESLEVMLISPRVPVPKLFASLRFVIVDEVHALAGTDRGAHFMSVLERLARHSRYDVQRIGLSATVGNPADILSWLRGSSTRDGVVLDPPKVPARRELLVLEHEELGPLARDAASVAKGRKSLFFCQSRALTEAVAEHMRGAGTEVFVHHSSVSAEERHHAEERFHRGTDACIVCTSTLELGIDVGDLDKVFQAEAPSTVSSFLQRMGRTGRRGGSANTTFFCTSSAAVLQATALIDLARDGWVESVPVLRRCWPVLAHQIFAMALEHGAIAPARIREQLGRVPDFAGIEDAEVEGLLEHLVAKGYLFRSDGLLSLGEKAERTFGRKNFMELYAVFSSPVLYRVRTQTGSELGSLEQGFVDGLVEGMTAFLLGGRAWLTDHIHHGDREVRVSPAPRGKKPAWGGFAPQMLSFELCQRMRRILAEETEHPYLHRSAAESLRMKREELGSLLRRTPAIQLDEGAARLWTFAGGRINQTLRYGLEVAEGWKSVPDNLMLRVEGDGVTHDSITVALRRLADDSFWADADVRRQIAMRLPDYRLSKFQPALPDAAQRELVESWLLDVPGTTHFLRQELRS
- a CDS encoding ABC-three component system protein, with translation MNTANRIAVISDGQGSLSWRGTPASQISGAWGDADAISAPIPRPVDILFRDIDFNGAFEDIHRVVERLAAHAGVASWLTNRTSHYRPLCSCIGVRDFHLSPIAPQLLAPGHDWSLDDLSPEPARPPAEVAEIAHREMDAWVWSRLSGAIDAALANRQWQGIPLADDVVSELTPRWDDWKNSLGTGTNPRHFLTMMLAIAQQPGHTYREGRRRLGPRAIPLLTRGTIVALAVTTLYADLGPLWQVGEGRNLHTSSLEGGHVIALETDNGVALHVNPPNLQYEPPLVLLAGFPDVSGSSALMELARRFDRGSSIRLGAPVPGYPVIIPAHSEFEIALSKGLSAVRSRLNDVSQGLAKTIEDLRRQIEAPR